From Deinococcus wulumuqiensis R12, one genomic window encodes:
- a CDS encoding methyl-accepting chemotaxis protein has product MTHLKTAPLPTRPHASQTPGDGDAPHLPLLRRLTIAQKLTTLGLLLGLPLAGLSVLVGAQDVQQYRAASQQLQIAGHYGTLERLQLQLREIRGSAPQQVSAQQLQQLQQVDRQLQDILRSSEAARSQQLSQALSAKLGAIVQAIRTESVSAAELAQLINGVLGGELAQLFTTLATEGQLGSVRVPGGAALVRLTSETMAEHLPEVGRQFTTILPILDQALTRQGGVLTGEQRSDIKNAVQRARELTDAVERGGNEVLAARPDLRAQLAQPYAEANEQTRKLFDFVEQRTLEPRKVTTTFQQLLNVANPTLPAQYRAFDLTTAALRGIFEQQRAQAQRRLLALLLLLALVAALLALLLRAVSRAITQPLGDLTRASRQLSEGDLSASVPVTTADEFALLGHSFNAATAELREQQRRSEKERLEAQQLQSNIGAFLNVTVDIAGGDLTRRGVVTQDVLGNVVDSVNLMTEELAGTLKQVQQTSQAVGQGSQQLLTTTAQIEQGSLTTAQQAGHLAERARQIDRQIQDLTRSAQASAEAARQALETSEQGQQAVQGTLQGMSAIRSGTQDVAQTMQALSERSEQIQGIVDTITQIASQTNLLSLHASIEAAGAGEAGSRFAVVADEVRQLAEQTNEAAGRVAALITGLQSEIARAQAGVHSSAAQVERGYRVAEEAGARLQELGHIAQRSARLAGQMSDVSGTQARDIAQLGQGVQDIAALAQNAQQSVQQGRGAAEQLRSLATQLEQSLSRFRLG; this is encoded by the coding sequence ATGACCCATCTCAAGACTGCTCCCCTGCCCACCCGGCCGCACGCTTCCCAGACCCCCGGCGACGGCGACGCGCCGCACCTGCCGCTGCTCAGGCGCCTGACCATCGCCCAGAAACTGACGACGCTGGGCCTGCTGCTCGGGTTGCCGCTGGCCGGGCTGAGCGTCCTGGTCGGGGCGCAGGACGTTCAGCAGTACCGCGCGGCCAGCCAGCAGCTTCAGATTGCGGGCCACTACGGCACGCTCGAGCGTCTGCAGTTGCAACTGCGCGAGATTCGCGGGTCGGCGCCGCAACAGGTCTCGGCGCAGCAGCTCCAGCAACTTCAGCAGGTCGACCGGCAGCTTCAGGACATTCTGCGCTCCAGCGAGGCGGCGCGCAGTCAGCAGCTCAGCCAGGCCCTGAGCGCCAAGCTGGGCGCCATCGTGCAGGCCATCCGCACGGAGAGCGTGAGCGCCGCCGAACTCGCGCAGCTCATCAACGGGGTACTCGGCGGCGAACTCGCGCAGCTCTTTACCACGCTCGCCACCGAGGGGCAGCTCGGCTCGGTGCGTGTGCCCGGCGGAGCCGCGCTGGTGCGGCTGACTTCCGAAACGATGGCCGAGCACCTGCCGGAAGTCGGGCGGCAGTTCACGACCATCCTGCCGATTCTGGACCAGGCCCTGACCCGGCAGGGCGGCGTGCTGACCGGCGAGCAGCGCTCAGACATCAAAAACGCCGTGCAGCGGGCGCGGGAACTGACGGACGCTGTCGAGCGCGGGGGCAACGAGGTGCTGGCCGCCCGCCCGGACCTCCGGGCGCAGCTCGCCCAGCCGTATGCCGAGGCCAACGAGCAGACCCGCAAACTGTTCGATTTCGTCGAGCAGCGGACCCTGGAACCGCGCAAGGTCACCACGACCTTCCAGCAACTGCTGAATGTCGCCAACCCCACGCTGCCCGCGCAGTACCGGGCCTTCGACCTCACGACGGCGGCCCTGCGCGGCATCTTCGAGCAGCAGCGGGCACAGGCGCAGCGACGGCTGCTGGCGCTGCTGCTGCTGCTCGCGCTGGTGGCGGCGCTGCTCGCGCTGCTGCTGCGGGCCGTGTCGCGGGCCATCACCCAGCCGCTGGGCGACCTGACCCGCGCCTCACGCCAGCTGTCCGAAGGCGACCTGAGCGCGAGTGTGCCCGTCACCACCGCCGACGAGTTCGCACTGCTGGGACACTCGTTCAACGCCGCCACCGCCGAACTGCGCGAGCAGCAGCGGCGCAGCGAGAAAGAGCGCCTGGAAGCCCAGCAACTCCAGAGCAACATCGGGGCGTTCCTGAACGTCACCGTGGACATCGCCGGGGGCGACCTCACGCGGCGCGGCGTGGTGACGCAGGACGTGCTGGGCAACGTGGTGGACTCCGTCAACCTGATGACCGAGGAACTCGCCGGCACGCTGAAACAGGTGCAGCAGACCTCGCAGGCGGTGGGGCAAGGCTCGCAGCAACTGCTGACGACCACCGCCCAGATCGAGCAGGGGTCGCTGACCACCGCGCAACAGGCTGGGCACCTGGCCGAGCGTGCGCGGCAGATCGACCGCCAGATTCAGGACCTGACCCGCAGCGCCCAGGCCAGCGCCGAGGCCGCCCGGCAGGCCCTCGAGACCTCCGAACAGGGGCAGCAGGCGGTGCAGGGCACCCTGCAAGGGATGAGCGCCATTCGCAGCGGCACCCAGGACGTGGCGCAGACGATGCAGGCGCTGAGCGAACGCTCCGAGCAGATTCAGGGCATCGTGGACACCATCACCCAGATTGCCAGCCAGACCAACCTGCTGTCGCTGCACGCCTCCATCGAGGCGGCGGGCGCGGGTGAAGCGGGCAGCCGCTTTGCGGTCGTGGCCGACGAGGTGCGCCAGCTCGCCGAGCAGACCAACGAGGCCGCCGGGCGCGTGGCCGCCCTGATTACCGGGCTGCAAAGCGAAATCGCGCGGGCGCAGGCAGGGGTGCACAGCAGCGCCGCGCAGGTCGAGCGGGGCTACCGCGTGGCCGAGGAAGCCGGGGCGAGGTTGCAGGAACTCGGGCACATCGCGCAGCGCTCGGCCCGACTTGCCGGGCAGATGTCGGACGTGTCGGGCACCCAGGCGCGGGACATCGCGCAGCTCGGGCAGGGCGTGCAGGACATCGCCGCGCTCGCCCAGAACGCCCAGCAGTCGGTGCAGCAGGGACGCGGCGCCGCCGAGCAACTGCGCTCCCTGGCGACGCAGCTCGAGCAGAGCCTCAGCCGCTTCCGCCTGGGCTGA
- a CDS encoding methyl-accepting chemotaxis protein: MLQNVPTPERAVRSAAEQDAPNPSFTLPRAPRWIDRLSVAQKLGLAGALFFVPLVVNVTAAASTLMRIVQPVAGAEQIMPFVNATTDLQRALDDLTLAASAQTSPAAARQRAEQALTQLGALLDSEASTNPISPLPEIRRELRQTLQFANFRAQVERYLALPPSGDRVSSYGTVNSAVQNVLKNITQASSLDLGGGQHTMYLLQRAALGDGLMGLRSNLVQAELLNDRLRRGAPNASADRTRLSALVTQMSTEVGQTQEALNDAVRERPEQARALSSEMQQLSNMMSLVLGSLRAAASGAGGSTSQALIDRNLQQIDRLYAQTSAALSQEGKNFQDEYVRNGIVNGLITLLITALATWLLVYILRRIVRQLRQLTDNAQALTDGNLNVHLPVTTSDELGVLTHSFNAAAAQLRTNAERVEQERLESQRLQDHIGQFLDVTMDIAEGDLTKRGTVTEDVLGNVVDSINLMTEELAATLRQVQAASASVSGGSRQMLGTTEAIQQGAQLTASEAQRVAEQVRLITATIREMAHNAQTSAQTAREALLASQQGQEALQETLGGMQNIRREVQQVSRRIKTLGDRSLEIQEIVDTISQIAEQTHLLAVNASIEAAGAGEAGSRFSIVADSVRKLANTSAQATTRIAGLIRSVQAEVQDVIVGAEEGTREVEQGYRIAGSAGQRLQDIGQLTERSAQLAEQIAASTQAQVSSVEQVNAAVQQIAEVAQRSESAVEQGRSAAQRLEDLAQQLNASLARFRLPG; the protein is encoded by the coding sequence ATGCTACAGAATGTCCCCACTCCCGAACGTGCCGTGCGGTCAGCCGCCGAGCAGGACGCGCCCAACCCGTCTTTTACTCTTCCCCGCGCGCCCCGCTGGATCGACCGCCTGAGTGTGGCCCAGAAACTGGGGCTGGCCGGCGCTCTGTTTTTCGTGCCGTTGGTGGTCAACGTGACCGCCGCCGCCTCCACCCTGATGCGCATCGTGCAGCCGGTCGCCGGGGCCGAGCAGATCATGCCGTTCGTCAACGCGACCACCGACTTGCAGCGCGCCCTCGACGACCTGACGCTCGCAGCGAGCGCCCAGACGAGCCCCGCCGCGGCCCGGCAACGGGCCGAGCAGGCCCTGACGCAGCTCGGCGCTCTGCTCGACTCCGAGGCCTCGACCAACCCCATCAGTCCCCTGCCCGAGATCCGGCGGGAACTGCGCCAAACGCTGCAGTTCGCCAACTTCAGGGCGCAGGTGGAGCGTTACCTCGCCCTGCCCCCCAGCGGGGACCGGGTGAGCAGCTACGGCACTGTGAACAGCGCCGTGCAAAATGTGCTCAAAAACATCACGCAGGCGAGTTCGCTCGACCTCGGCGGGGGCCAGCACACCATGTACCTGTTGCAGCGCGCCGCGCTGGGTGACGGCCTGATGGGGCTGCGCAGCAACCTCGTGCAGGCCGAGCTGCTCAACGACCGCCTGCGCCGCGGCGCTCCCAACGCCAGCGCCGACCGCACCCGGCTTTCGGCGCTCGTGACCCAGATGAGCACGGAGGTGGGGCAGACCCAGGAGGCGCTGAACGACGCCGTGCGGGAGCGCCCCGAACAGGCCCGGGCACTGAGCAGCGAGATGCAGCAGCTGAGCAACATGATGTCGCTGGTCCTGGGCAGCCTGCGCGCCGCGGCGTCCGGCGCCGGGGGCAGCACCTCACAGGCCCTGATCGACCGCAACCTGCAGCAGATCGACCGGCTCTACGCCCAGACGAGCGCGGCCCTGTCGCAAGAAGGGAAAAACTTCCAGGACGAATACGTCCGCAACGGGATCGTCAACGGCCTGATCACTTTGCTCATCACTGCTCTGGCGACCTGGTTGCTGGTCTACATCCTGCGCCGCATCGTGCGCCAGCTGCGGCAGCTGACCGACAACGCGCAGGCGCTCACCGACGGGAACCTGAATGTGCACCTGCCCGTGACCACCTCGGACGAACTCGGGGTGCTGACCCACTCGTTCAACGCGGCGGCGGCGCAGCTGCGGACCAACGCCGAGCGCGTGGAGCAGGAACGTCTCGAATCCCAGCGCCTGCAAGACCACATCGGCCAGTTTCTCGACGTCACCATGGACATCGCCGAAGGTGACCTCACCAAGCGCGGCACCGTGACCGAAGACGTCCTCGGCAACGTCGTCGACTCCATCAACCTCATGACCGAGGAACTCGCCGCCACCCTGCGCCAGGTTCAGGCCGCCTCCGCCTCCGTGTCCGGAGGCTCCCGGCAGATGCTGGGCACCACCGAAGCGATTCAGCAGGGCGCGCAGCTGACGGCGAGCGAGGCGCAGCGGGTGGCCGAGCAGGTGAGGCTGATCACGGCGACGATTCGGGAGATGGCGCACAACGCGCAGACCTCGGCGCAGACGGCGCGTGAAGCGCTGCTGGCGTCGCAGCAGGGCCAGGAAGCGCTGCAGGAGACGCTGGGGGGAATGCAGAACATCCGGCGGGAAGTGCAGCAGGTGTCGCGGCGCATCAAGACCCTGGGGGACCGCTCCCTCGAAATTCAGGAAATCGTCGACACCATCTCCCAGATCGCCGAACAGACCCACCTGCTCGCCGTGAACGCTTCTATCGAGGCGGCGGGCGCTGGGGAAGCCGGGAGCCGGTTCAGCATCGTCGCGGACTCGGTGCGCAAACTGGCAAACACCTCGGCGCAGGCGACGACGCGCATTGCGGGACTGATCCGGAGCGTGCAGGCGGAGGTGCAGGACGTCATCGTGGGCGCCGAAGAAGGCACGCGCGAAGTGGAGCAGGGCTACCGCATCGCGGGCAGCGCCGGACAGCGCCTTCAGGACATCGGCCAGCTCACCGAGCGCTCGGCGCAGCTCGCCGAGCAGATCGCCGCCTCCACCCAGGCGCAGGTGAGCAGCGTGGAACAGGTGAACGCAGCAGTGCAGCAGATCGCCGAGGTCGCGCAGCGCTCGGAGAGTGCAGTGGAACAGGGCCGGAGTGCCGCGCAGCGCCTCGAGGACCTCGCCCAGCAGCTCAACGCTTCCCTCGCCCGCTTCCGTCTGCCGGGCTGA